In Lepisosteus oculatus isolate fLepOcu1 chromosome 17, fLepOcu1.hap2, whole genome shotgun sequence, a genomic segment contains:
- the cep68 gene encoding centrosomal protein of 68 kDa: protein MALEAGRYPMEPKSYGRLEKAIPKLVYNARPHRTTADTVPRIASSRNGPGLPLDLRRRVSEKTSQKKSSAIIPSCRYSTGKANYAMRKPLFDTSAAYTKTTSHANGKLFQSHLEQEGQAEDEHAQCTRQTFEFRLKSPAEEFEDIVAVLSDQDCSTDSQSEDVTAPLSALCPKEWRPPHEETSFYQEGSLSRPHRRCASSPPLDVRSLRTKGSSRGAAAPRASSLDTHIPSSRLSRRSGPQVCQALSASSLPLPRRGALAFREMSPYQADYWACAIPSSLPPSPNRDSPGWDPNEEYQNLLDYTYPLKPKHLVSRDASDCRLFASDPLMRDSGIELDHFSSPADNAETSTNSELLGHRFSVRESVGSGRERTFSSKALKPASPCRKELSSSKADFKMSSSWYSSMDQVDLSLENSYSSSAWQEMHSSKNVDYKARHARHGIFSSPEVQPTYIPTSHILPPDKGWDSDDEFCPLPFRLKELEVLSQQLQTISIQVNKPVDARWESPSSLGRETFSIKSSTALLETKVKEGSAAEEPSASDFPCSARGSREGQELGTGLHRLGSDVTKRSLRRAAMFVTQLGGLPLSEFQKTEQADRGQTEAKESLVRHVQMFCMNLEELIQWLYKVVEKVDSWNPPAADIESIKTSLADYKRFQRDVDAQQPLTAAVLKAGGVLLSCMNSTSPVLKETLGLIERQSKALEVQAELLFSSILSAVDRVAKTEAEHSEDSSTDLQQSQQLNESGFVEQD from the exons ATGGCTCTAGAGGCTGGGAGATATCCGATGGAACCGAAGAGCTATGGGAGATTGGAGAAGGCGATTCCAAAGCTAGTTTACAACGCACGTCCACACAGGACCACAGCTGACACGGTTCCTCGCATCGCAAGCAGCAGAAACGGGCCGGGGCTGCCTCTAGACTTGCGCAGGAGAGTTTCAGAGAAGACCAGCCAGAAGAAGAGCAGTGCAATAATACCATCCTGCAGGTATTCCACAGGGAAGGCCAACTATGCAATGAGAAAGCCATTGTTTGACACTTCTGCTGCATATACAAAGACAACATCTCATGCAAATGGAAAGCTCTTTCAAAGCCACTTGGAACAG gagGGGCAAGCTGAAGACGAACATGCCCAATGCACACGTCAGACTTTTGAATTTCGCTTGAAGTCGCCGGCGGAAGAATTTGAAGACATTGTGGCTGTGCTTTCGGATCAAGACTGTTCGACCGATTCTCAGTCTGAAGACGTGACGGCACCTTTGAGCGCACTGTGCCCGAAGGAGTGGCGGCCTCCTCACGAGGAAACAAGCTTCTACCAGGAAGGTTCTCTCTCCAGGCCTCACAGACGCTGCGCCTCCAGCCCCCCTCTGGATGTCCGCAGTCTCAGAACGAAGGGGAGCTCGAGAGGGGCTGCAGCTCCGAGGGCTTCTTCTCTGGACACTCACATTCCCTCCTCGCGACTCTCGAGGAGAAGCGGGCCTCAGGTCTGCCAGGCTCTCAGCGCCTCCAGTTTACCCTTACCACGCAGGGGGGCCCTGGCCTTTCGCGAGATGTCGCCGTATCAGGCGGACTACTGGGCATGTGCAATTCCCAGCTCACTACCCCCGTCTCCCAACAGGGATTCACCCGGCTGGGACCCCAATGAGGAGTACCAGAACCTGCTCGATTATACCTACCCTCTGAAACCCAAACATCTGGTTTCCCGGGACGCGTCAGACTGTCGGCTGTTTGCGTCTGATCCATTGATGCGAGACTCCGGGATTGAGCTTGACCATTTCTCTAGCCCGGCTGACAATGCAGAAACGTCAACGAATTCGGAGCTCCTTGGCCATCGATTCTCAGTCCGAGAATCTGTGGGTAGTGGCAGGGAGCGAACCTTCTCAAGCAAAGCCTTAAAGCCGGCAAGTCCGTGTCGGAAGGAACTCTCCTCTTCCAAAGctgattttaaaatgtccaGCAGCTGGTATTCTTCAATGGACCAGGTAGACCTCTCTTTGGAAAACTCCTACTCCAGTTCTGCTTGGCAGGAAATGCATAGTAGCAAGAATGTGGATTACAAGGCGAGGCATGCAAGGCATGGCATCTTTTCATCCCCTGAAGTGCAGCCCACTTATATCCCTACCTCACACATCCTTCCTCCTGACAAAGGATGGGATAGTGACGACGAATTCTGCCCTCTGCCTTTCAGACTGAAGGAGCTGGAGGTTTTATCTCAGCAGTTACAGACCATTTCCATACAGGTGAACAAGCCTGTTGATGCACGCTGGGAGTCCCCCTCCTCACTGGGAAGGGAAACGTTTTCCATTAAATCCTCAACAGCTCTGCTGGAGACCAAGGTGAAGGAGGGATCTGCAGCAGAGGAGCCGTCTGCCTCGGATTTCCCCTGCAGCGCCAGAGGCTCTCGGGAAGGTCAGGAGTTGGGAACTGGTCTGCATAGATTGGGGAGCGACGTCACAAAGCGTAGCCTGAGAAGAGCTGCCATGTTCGTGACTCAGCTGGGGGGATTGCCTCTCTCGGAGTTTCAGAAGACCGAGCAAGCGGACCGAGGCCAGACAGAGGCAAAGGAGTCTCTTGTGCGTCATGTTCAG ATGTTTTGTATGAACCTGGAAGAGCTAATTCAGTGGCTGTACAAAGTGGTAGAAAAAGTGGACAGCTGGAACCCACCCGCAGCTGACATTGAAAGCATCAAAACCTCTCTCGCAGACTATAAA AGATTCCAGAGGGACGTGGATGCCCAGCAGCCCTTAACTGCGGCTGTTTTAAAAGCCGGGGGAGTCCTGCTCAGCTGCATGAATTCCACCTCCCCAG TCTTGAAGGAAACCCTGGGGTTGATTGAGAGGCAGTCAAAGGCTCTGGAGGTACAGGCGGAGCTCCTGTTCTCCTCCATACTGTCTGCTGTGGACCGCGTCGCCAAGACGGAGGCAGAGCACAGTGAGGACTCCAGCACAGATCTGCAGCAG agtCAACAGCTGAATGAAAGTGGGTTTGTGGAACAAGACTGA